The following proteins are encoded in a genomic region of Pelorhabdus rhamnosifermentans:
- a CDS encoding GvpL/GvpF family gas vesicle protein, which yields MSTVNGTGKYVYCIIESAEPLTFAAVPISGGQRVFTVHYQDLAAVVSESNLKKYTVNREHVIAHQKVLEAVLSERTLLPVRYGTVTETENDIIKFLLQPRYKELKGLLKHMNDKNQYGLRVLWSDEKQVFKEILEENYEIKKLKNKLSKITARRSLDQQIELGHMVEAALIEKKEVCRLGVMKPLSKIACEVKENELYGNHMFVNANFLIEKSRQDEFAGKINALAESYGSGVLFKYIGPIPPYNFVEIIVNLKDGRLC from the coding sequence ACGGGCAAATATGTTTATTGTATCATAGAGAGCGCTGAGCCGCTTACTTTTGCTGCTGTACCAATTAGCGGGGGACAAAGAGTTTTTACCGTACATTATCAAGACCTAGCGGCTGTTGTAAGTGAATCGAATTTGAAAAAATATACTGTTAACAGAGAACATGTTATTGCTCACCAGAAAGTCCTGGAAGCAGTCCTAAGTGAACGAACTTTGCTGCCAGTACGTTATGGTACGGTGACTGAAACCGAAAACGATATCATAAAATTTCTTTTACAGCCCAGATATAAGGAATTGAAAGGGTTACTTAAACATATGAATGATAAAAACCAATATGGTCTACGAGTTTTATGGTCAGATGAAAAACAGGTGTTTAAAGAAATCTTAGAGGAAAATTATGAGATCAAAAAACTCAAGAATAAATTATCTAAAATAACGGCACGTCGCAGCCTCGATCAGCAGATTGAATTAGGACACATGGTCGAAGCCGCTTTGATAGAAAAGAAAGAAGTATGCCGGCTTGGAGTAATGAAACCTTTAAGTAAAATCGCCTGTGAGGTAAAGGAAAATGAGTTATACGGGAATCATATGTTTGTTAATGCTAATTTTTTGATAGAGAAAAGCCGGCAAGATGAATTTGCTGGCAAGATCAATGCATTAGCTGAAAGTTATGGTTCTGGTGTTCTTTTTAAATATATTGGCCCTATACCTCCCTATAATTTCGTAGAAATTATAGTTAATTTAAAGGATGGAAGGCTATGTTAG
- a CDS encoding gas vesicle protein GvpG: MLAALLLLPLVVPIKGVAALAEKIVEQSDAEYRDKTKISMELVELQIQLDLDQISEAEYNERELELMKKLAVIEALQREEEEEEEGG; encoded by the coding sequence ATGTTAGCCGCTCTGTTGCTTTTGCCCTTAGTTGTTCCGATTAAGGGAGTAGCTGCTTTAGCAGAAAAAATTGTCGAACAGAGTGATGCTGAATATCGGGACAAAACCAAAATTAGCATGGAACTTGTAGAATTACAAATACAACTAGATCTGGACCAGATCAGTGAAGCTGAATACAATGAGCGAGAGCTAGAATTGATGAAAAAATTGGCTGTAATTGAGGCGTTGCAGAGAGAGGAAGAAGAGGAAGAGGAAGGCGGGTGA